The following coding sequences are from one Burkholderia stabilis window:
- the parA gene encoding ParA family partition ATPase, with protein MAAEIIAVTQQKGGVGKSTIAMHLGAAFHEKGKRILVIDADRQNTLVHWSSASGDSDTGIPFPVVNLAEADGQIHREIKKFINDYDIIVVDCPPSITEKVSGVVLLAASIAVIPTSSSPADYWSSVGLVKLIQQAQVMNEDLRAVFLLNKTEEKRMLTRELKRALEELGFPLLKTQIPTREAYKQAMALGQTVLQMNDRGGKLAAAEIRACADEIVAMLP; from the coding sequence TTGGCCGCGGAAATCATTGCAGTCACTCAACAAAAAGGTGGCGTCGGCAAAAGCACGATTGCCATGCACCTCGGCGCCGCGTTCCATGAAAAAGGAAAGCGCATCCTCGTCATCGACGCAGACCGTCAAAACACACTGGTTCACTGGTCGAGCGCATCCGGCGACAGCGACACCGGCATCCCGTTTCCGGTCGTCAACCTGGCCGAAGCCGACGGCCAGATCCATCGCGAGATCAAGAAGTTCATCAACGACTACGACATCATCGTCGTGGACTGTCCGCCGTCGATCACCGAGAAGGTATCCGGCGTGGTCCTGCTGGCCGCATCGATTGCCGTGATCCCGACTTCGTCGTCGCCGGCCGATTACTGGTCGAGCGTCGGGCTGGTCAAGCTGATCCAGCAGGCGCAAGTCATGAACGAAGACCTCCGCGCCGTCTTCCTGCTGAACAAGACCGAAGAGAAGCGCATGCTGACCCGCGAGCTCAAACGTGCGCTCGAGGAACTCGGCTTCCCGCTGCTGAAAACGCAGATCCCGACCCGGGAAGCGTACAAGCAGGCGATGGCGCTCGGTCAGACCGTACTGCAGATGAACGATCGCGGCGGCAAGCTGGCCGCAGCCGAAATTCGCGCATGTGCCGACGAAATCGTCGCCATGCTGCCCTGA
- a CDS encoding replication initiation protein encodes MATTKRAKKTDVDVVSASSAELRKAVEAIAIQPKSGKITLLTRKLFNVLLAVAQQADDSGDTYRALLSDIVANSAFDSNDTALVKEHLRRMVSVQVEWSTGTSSQKPGRKWGISTLIADAEILEDPATRRVWVEFSFAPKIKKKLLDPVQYARLSLQFQSQLRSSAGLALYEICVRYLTNPSHLTMREPWEWWRPILSGTPDTEAGDEAKREYKYFKRDYLRPAIAEVNAVTNIFVELIEHREGRRVAEIQFRVTERKQPMLALDEHPNVFDSTLVDRMVKLGIPLKEAQTLYADSEENRIRAALQMTEQRMRSTTLPPVRSAPALFKDALKKGYAPPVESVDALPAGTPSVKAVAAQPDDLKARLLSEFAAFRRKEAKVLYEEQGDAEREVARESFESEALPTMGSHLRDDWRKRGLDSKLAETAFFDWLAQRTWGEPTDGDLLSFTLNQSRAA; translated from the coding sequence ATGGCCACGACGAAGCGCGCCAAGAAAACCGATGTGGATGTGGTGAGTGCCAGTTCAGCCGAATTGCGTAAGGCCGTCGAGGCGATCGCAATTCAGCCGAAGAGCGGCAAGATCACGCTCCTGACCCGCAAGCTGTTCAACGTTCTGCTGGCCGTGGCGCAGCAGGCCGACGACTCGGGCGATACGTATCGCGCGCTGCTGTCGGATATCGTCGCAAACTCCGCCTTCGATTCGAACGACACCGCACTGGTGAAGGAACACCTGCGCCGCATGGTGTCGGTGCAGGTCGAATGGAGCACGGGGACGTCGAGCCAGAAGCCGGGCCGCAAGTGGGGGATCTCGACGCTGATCGCCGACGCGGAAATTCTCGAGGATCCGGCGACCCGCCGCGTGTGGGTCGAATTCTCGTTTGCGCCGAAGATCAAGAAGAAGCTGCTCGACCCGGTCCAGTATGCGCGCCTGAGCCTGCAGTTCCAGAGCCAGTTGCGCAGCAGCGCCGGTCTCGCGCTGTACGAGATCTGCGTGCGCTACCTGACGAACCCGAGCCACCTGACGATGCGCGAGCCGTGGGAATGGTGGCGGCCGATCCTGTCGGGTACGCCCGACACGGAAGCCGGCGACGAGGCGAAGCGCGAGTACAAGTACTTCAAGCGCGACTATCTGCGTCCCGCGATCGCGGAAGTCAACGCGGTCACCAATATCTTCGTCGAACTGATCGAGCACCGAGAAGGGCGGCGGGTCGCGGAGATCCAGTTCCGCGTGACCGAGCGCAAGCAGCCGATGCTCGCGCTCGACGAACACCCGAACGTGTTCGACAGCACGCTGGTCGACCGGATGGTGAAGCTCGGGATCCCGCTGAAGGAAGCGCAAACGCTCTACGCGGACAGCGAAGAGAATCGCATTCGCGCGGCGCTGCAGATGACCGAGCAGCGGATGCGCAGCACGACGCTGCCGCCGGTGCGCAGCGCGCCGGCCTTGTTCAAGGACGCGCTGAAGAAGGGTTACGCACCGCCGGTCGAGTCCGTTGACGCGCTGCCGGCCGGTACGCCGTCGGTGAAGGCCGTCGCGGCGCAGCCGGACGATCTGAAGGCACGCCTGCTGAGCGAATTCGCGGCGTTCCGCCGCAAGGAAGCGAAGGTGCTGTACGAAGAGCAGGGGGACGCCGAGCGCGAAGTGGCGCGCGAGTCGTTCGAGTCGGAGGCGTTGCCGACGATGGGCTCGCATTTGCGCGACGACTGGCGCAAGCGCGGCCTTGATTCCAAGCTGGCCGAGACGGCCTTTTTCGACTGGCTGGCCCAGAGAACCTGGGGCGAGCCGACGGACGGCGACCTGCTGTCGTTCACGCTGAACCAGTCGCGGGCCGCCTGA
- a CDS encoding NADPH-dependent FMN reductase, producing the protein MPYRIAVVVGSLRRASSNRALAHAVISLAPADFSFEFVEIGELPLYSQDYDADFPEVAKRFKQSIEAADALLFVTPEYNRSIPGVLKNALDWGSRPWGSNSWAGKPGAVLGTSPGAAGTALAQQHLRNVLAYLDVKTLAQPEMFIKHDPARIDDQGQIVSEDTRKFLQGFVDRYAGWVRLLKSA; encoded by the coding sequence ATGCCCTATCGTATTGCGGTCGTCGTCGGCAGCCTGCGCCGCGCTTCCTCGAACCGCGCGCTCGCGCACGCCGTGATCTCGCTCGCTCCTGCCGATTTTTCGTTCGAGTTCGTCGAGATCGGCGAACTGCCGCTGTACAGCCAGGACTACGACGCGGATTTCCCGGAAGTCGCGAAGCGCTTCAAGCAGTCGATCGAAGCGGCCGACGCGCTGCTGTTCGTCACGCCGGAGTACAACCGGTCGATTCCGGGCGTGCTGAAGAATGCGCTCGACTGGGGTTCGCGCCCGTGGGGTTCCAACTCGTGGGCGGGCAAGCCGGGCGCTGTGCTCGGCACGTCGCCGGGCGCGGCCGGTACCGCGCTCGCGCAGCAGCACCTGCGCAACGTGCTCGCGTACCTCGACGTGAAAACGCTCGCGCAGCCCGAAATGTTCATCAAGCACGATCCGGCACGCATCGACGATCAGGGGCAGATCGTCAGCGAGGACACCCGCAAGTTCCTGCAAGGCTTCGTCGACCGCTACGCAGGCTGGGTTCGCCTGCTGAAGTCGGCCTGA
- a CDS encoding chemotaxis protein CheC — MPESVFTAEQRDALQEIANLAMGRAAARLALLLGRFIELSVPRVRVVKAADAGDALREMTGIHDNVTAVRQGFRSDIKGEAIVLCRSAGVARLMSIVDRTFGDGVYGGMATPDELVFDVANVLMGACVASILDELGRKPVFFPPGLLGSNVSFDDVFQPNVLGWSVALLLEVNFGLEDHAFRAHFVMLMAEDSIRLMGDALDALLSAL, encoded by the coding sequence ATGCCTGAATCGGTGTTCACGGCGGAGCAACGCGACGCGTTGCAGGAGATCGCCAATCTTGCAATGGGCCGCGCCGCCGCGCGGCTTGCGTTGTTGCTCGGGCGCTTCATCGAGTTGTCGGTGCCGCGCGTGCGCGTCGTGAAAGCGGCCGACGCGGGCGACGCGCTGCGCGAGATGACGGGCATTCACGACAACGTGACCGCCGTGCGCCAGGGCTTCCGTTCCGACATCAAGGGCGAGGCGATCGTGCTGTGCCGCAGCGCGGGCGTCGCGCGGCTCATGTCGATCGTCGACCGCACGTTCGGCGACGGCGTGTACGGCGGGATGGCCACGCCCGACGAACTCGTGTTCGACGTCGCGAACGTGCTGATGGGCGCATGCGTCGCGTCGATTCTCGACGAGCTCGGCCGCAAGCCCGTGTTCTTTCCGCCAGGGCTGCTCGGTTCGAACGTGTCGTTCGACGACGTATTCCAGCCGAACGTGCTCGGATGGAGCGTCGCGCTGCTGCTCGAGGTGAACTTCGGGCTCGAGGATCATGCGTTTCGCGCGCATTTCGTGATGCTGATGGCCGAGGATTCGATCCGGCTGATGGGCGACGCGCTCGACGCGTTGCTGTCCGCGCTATGA
- a CDS encoding zf-HC2 domain-containing protein: protein MLPGKCTDVTRLLSDALDRRLTLHERLQVRVHLPTCSGCRAYRGQIGLLRAAAKAAAGREPDDADASS from the coding sequence ATGCTGCCGGGGAAATGTACTGACGTGACGCGACTGCTGTCGGATGCGCTCGACCGGCGTCTGACGCTGCACGAGCGGCTGCAGGTGCGCGTGCACTTGCCGACCTGCAGCGGATGCAGGGCCTATCGCGGACAGATCGGGCTGTTGCGCGCAGCCGCGAAAGCGGCGGCGGGGCGGGAGCCGGACGATGCCGACGCTTCGTCATAG
- a CDS encoding DNA-binding protein: MTLDEMRQAIRDELESLRASGARRQELSLHACKRLFFDLGIRPSAANVRDLTQTGSASDIPKDIDHFWERIRSASKVRLDGAAIPKAVEEKAGALLGALYEEALKAARDSLDGDREQVRAGVADAEQRLRDATVRQETLEAALARGETRNEQLQARVTELEVQLASQTTHGSASEATLLTTVARLEKELSASAGRIDAEQAQNATLRDRIDALQAELQQRTEYYAQQIKDAVAEAERRVKPMLVELDSLRSMASNYQSGLRDVQRKEFDFLQQLSSAKARADRLEEQLRSQSDELERATRDANSLRASRGMNPEIATLIRRLADAGQLDADAYSAIGTSLDHEIPVPTQCPRCDGEPELSQGEEGFEVACPECEHASGAWPSRFEAIARFTQT, encoded by the coding sequence ATGACCCTGGACGAAATGCGCCAAGCCATTCGGGACGAACTGGAATCGCTGCGTGCAAGCGGCGCACGGCGCCAGGAATTGTCGCTGCATGCATGCAAGCGCCTGTTCTTCGATCTCGGCATCCGGCCGTCGGCCGCCAATGTTCGCGATCTCACCCAGACCGGCAGCGCCAGCGACATCCCGAAAGATATCGATCACTTCTGGGAACGCATCCGTTCAGCGTCCAAAGTCAGGCTCGACGGTGCGGCAATTCCGAAGGCGGTAGAGGAAAAGGCCGGCGCGTTGCTCGGCGCACTCTATGAAGAAGCGTTGAAAGCGGCCCGCGACAGTCTCGACGGTGACCGCGAACAGGTTCGCGCCGGCGTTGCCGACGCGGAACAACGGTTGCGTGACGCAACCGTTCGCCAGGAGACGCTCGAAGCCGCGCTCGCTCGCGGCGAAACCCGCAACGAGCAGTTGCAGGCGCGTGTGACCGAACTCGAGGTGCAGCTCGCGTCACAGACGACGCACGGTTCGGCAAGCGAAGCAACGTTGCTCACCACAGTTGCCCGACTGGAGAAGGAGCTGAGCGCGTCCGCCGGCCGTATCGACGCCGAACAGGCGCAGAACGCAACGCTGCGGGATCGCATCGATGCACTGCAAGCCGAGTTGCAGCAGCGCACCGAGTACTACGCGCAGCAAATCAAGGACGCGGTGGCCGAAGCGGAACGCCGCGTCAAGCCGATGCTGGTCGAGCTGGACTCGTTACGCAGCATGGCGTCGAATTACCAGAGCGGTTTGCGCGACGTCCAGCGCAAGGAATTCGATTTCCTGCAGCAACTGAGTTCGGCCAAGGCTCGCGCCGACCGGCTCGAAGAACAGTTGCGCAGCCAGAGCGACGAACTGGAGCGTGCAACGCGCGACGCGAATTCGCTGCGCGCGAGCCGCGGGATGAATCCGGAAATCGCCACGCTGATCCGGCGCCTGGCCGATGCGGGACAACTGGATGCGGACGCGTATTCCGCGATCGGCACCTCGCTGGATCATGAGATTCCGGTGCCGACTCAGTGCCCGCGTTGTGATGGCGAGCCGGAACTGTCACAGGGTGAAGAGGGTTTCGAAGTGGCGTGCCCCGAGTGTGAACACGCGTCGGGCGCATGGCCGTCCCGATTCGAAGCCATCGCGCGCTTTACGCAAACCTGA
- a CDS encoding ParB/RepB/Spo0J family partition protein, translated as MKPSQFAKGFQARPDITTSEKRTALDRLNAIDGIVKSETPTAAPTKSAKKDIAPPPAPELTLDPSIDESPQYRAWRLENRYAPGQVIELSLKAIKHSPFNPRHFYLKSSIAELAVNLAKQGQQQAIHVIPDYDNPGTYFVSDGGRRVRALKEANKESVKAIVIDVPIGIQSYKLGYDLNVQRDSQTVFDNAVVWRRFLDDKHFQSQKELSEHLGLDESTVAVALSIGKLPEAIMQEMVARPDRFGSNMAYQVGRYHNARGTEATLRLINKIVSDDLSTRQVSDIVKGRVAAQETPKVAGRQRYAQRLEIKLGGKSVGDLKSYGEDRIELRLRGLPKDKRDAILEQLERMLLSE; from the coding sequence ATGAAACCCTCTCAATTTGCAAAAGGATTCCAAGCGCGCCCGGATATCACGACGAGCGAGAAGCGCACGGCACTCGATCGCCTCAACGCGATTGACGGCATCGTCAAGTCCGAGACACCCACCGCGGCGCCGACCAAATCCGCAAAGAAAGACATCGCACCGCCGCCCGCTCCGGAGCTCACGCTCGATCCGTCGATCGACGAATCGCCGCAATATCGCGCGTGGCGCCTCGAGAATCGCTATGCCCCGGGGCAGGTGATCGAACTGTCGCTGAAAGCGATCAAGCATAGCCCGTTCAACCCGCGTCACTTCTATCTGAAATCGTCGATTGCCGAGCTCGCGGTCAACCTCGCGAAGCAGGGGCAACAGCAGGCGATCCACGTGATTCCGGATTACGACAACCCGGGCACGTATTTCGTCAGCGATGGCGGCCGTCGCGTGCGGGCGTTGAAAGAGGCGAACAAGGAGTCGGTCAAGGCGATCGTGATCGATGTGCCGATCGGCATCCAGAGCTACAAGCTCGGCTACGACCTCAACGTCCAGCGCGATTCGCAGACGGTGTTCGACAATGCCGTCGTGTGGCGCCGCTTCCTCGACGACAAGCATTTCCAGAGCCAGAAGGAACTGTCCGAGCATCTCGGCCTCGACGAGTCGACGGTGGCCGTCGCGTTGTCGATCGGCAAGTTGCCGGAAGCGATCATGCAGGAAATGGTCGCGCGCCCTGATCGCTTCGGTTCGAACATGGCGTATCAGGTTGGCCGCTATCACAATGCGCGCGGCACCGAGGCCACGCTGCGGCTGATCAACAAAATCGTGTCCGACGATCTCAGCACGCGTCAGGTGTCGGACATCGTCAAGGGTCGCGTCGCGGCGCAGGAGACCCCGAAGGTCGCGGGCCGTCAGCGCTATGCGCAGCGTCTCGAGATCAAGCTCGGCGGCAAGTCGGTCGGCGACCTGAAGTCGTATGGCGAAGACCGCATCGAACTGCGCCTGCGTGGGTTGCCGAAGGACAAGCGTGACGCGATCCTCGAGCAGCTCGAGCGGATGCTGTTGTCGGAGTGA
- a CDS encoding tyrosine-type recombinase/integrase: MSLPAPPDTPARPEENDLFDRGASDWVVSPEAAFDAWLAMQDYRRSSADVYRAQWGAFLTWLRTHQKNLATVDTATIANFVGELPIRKTQRMRYLRLIERVLDHIRRTEYASTNPARFIAQDGEATWRKARDNEPTGFLTPVERATLLAYLFSPIGVSGSAYWKERRDRALVAAFLGAGIKTGEARALTISCINTSGTSLQIPSTHPDFARETHLASFAIALLEAWLTERKRQEIPGELVFPASHAGRPMHKATMLRAIDAIVESAGLTSSRTARASPQTLRNTYAAELFEHDVLPERVGKWLGFMRPISSNRLHRAWKNWRDGLADGDATDSDETH, translated from the coding sequence ATGTCCCTTCCCGCACCTCCCGACACCCCGGCACGTCCTGAAGAAAACGATCTGTTCGATCGCGGCGCATCCGACTGGGTCGTCTCGCCCGAAGCCGCGTTCGACGCATGGCTGGCCATGCAGGACTACCGCCGCTCGTCGGCCGACGTCTATCGCGCACAATGGGGCGCATTTCTCACGTGGCTGCGAACGCATCAGAAAAATCTGGCGACGGTCGATACGGCAACGATCGCGAATTTCGTCGGAGAGTTGCCGATCAGGAAAACCCAGCGAATGCGCTATCTTCGGCTGATCGAACGTGTGCTCGATCATATCCGTCGCACCGAGTACGCATCGACCAACCCGGCCCGTTTCATTGCTCAGGATGGCGAAGCGACCTGGCGCAAGGCGCGCGACAACGAACCCACCGGTTTCCTGACGCCGGTCGAACGCGCAACATTGCTCGCCTATCTGTTTTCGCCGATCGGCGTGTCGGGCTCTGCATACTGGAAAGAGCGGCGCGACCGCGCGCTCGTGGCGGCCTTCCTCGGCGCGGGCATCAAGACCGGTGAAGCTCGCGCGCTTACGATTAGTTGCATCAATACGAGCGGAACGTCGCTGCAGATCCCGTCGACGCATCCGGATTTCGCACGCGAAACCCATCTGGCATCGTTCGCGATCGCGCTGCTCGAAGCGTGGCTCACGGAGCGCAAGCGCCAGGAAATTCCGGGGGAACTCGTGTTCCCGGCATCGCATGCAGGCCGGCCAATGCACAAGGCGACGATGCTGCGCGCGATCGACGCAATCGTCGAATCGGCCGGGCTGACGTCATCGCGCACCGCGCGCGCGAGCCCGCAAACGCTGCGCAATACCTACGCGGCCGAACTGTTCGAACACGACGTGCTGCCGGAACGGGTCGGCAAATGGCTGGGGTTCATGCGGCCGATCTCGTCGAACCGCCTGCATCGCGCGTGGAAAAACTGGCGCGACGGCCTGGCCGACGGTGACGCAACCGATAGCGACGAAACTCACTGA
- the arsC gene encoding arsenate reductase (glutaredoxin) (This arsenate reductase requires both glutathione and glutaredoxin to convert arsenate to arsenite, after which the efflux transporter formed by ArsA and ArsB can extrude the arsenite from the cell, providing resistance.): MITIYHNPRCSKSRETLALVESLNTAGTPMSVVEYLKTPPTVEELETLHRQLGRPVRDMLRDGEEPYKTLDLARANLTDTEAYEAIAAHPVLLQRPIVVYRGKAAIGRPPESVKALFE, translated from the coding sequence ATGATCACGATCTACCACAACCCCCGATGCTCGAAGTCGCGCGAGACGCTTGCGTTGGTCGAGTCGCTGAATACCGCCGGCACGCCGATGAGCGTCGTCGAATACCTGAAAACGCCGCCGACGGTCGAGGAGCTGGAAACGCTGCATCGCCAGCTCGGCCGCCCGGTTCGCGACATGCTTCGCGACGGCGAAGAGCCGTACAAGACGCTCGATCTGGCGCGCGCGAACCTGACCGACACGGAAGCCTACGAGGCGATCGCCGCACATCCGGTGCTGCTGCAGCGCCCCATCGTCGTCTATCGCGGCAAGGCGGCTATCGGCCGGCCGCCCGAATCGGTGAAGGCGTTGTTCGAATAA
- a CDS encoding RNA polymerase factor sigma-70 gives MPSAYDDPAYLAQLRRDLLRFARLQLRDADAAEDAVQEALAAAWSHAGDFAGLSAHKTWVFGILRNKLIDVLRARQRTVSLSALDAELDGESMLDRELFKENGHWAPHAKPRPWPRPETLLQQQQFWTLFQVCLDHLPEQIGRVFMMREFLDVEIPDICSELTLTTNHCSVLLYRARTRLRTCLSEKGLTTEDAAGEMY, from the coding sequence ATGCCGTCCGCATACGACGACCCCGCCTATCTCGCGCAACTGCGGCGCGACCTGCTGCGCTTCGCGCGACTCCAGCTCCGCGATGCCGACGCGGCCGAAGACGCCGTACAGGAAGCGCTGGCCGCCGCGTGGTCGCACGCGGGCGATTTCGCGGGGCTGTCGGCCCACAAGACGTGGGTGTTCGGGATCTTGCGCAACAAGCTGATCGACGTGCTGCGCGCGCGGCAGCGGACGGTGAGCCTGTCCGCGCTCGACGCCGAACTCGACGGCGAATCCATGCTCGATCGCGAGCTGTTCAAGGAAAACGGGCACTGGGCCCCGCATGCGAAGCCGCGACCGTGGCCGCGCCCCGAAACGCTGTTGCAGCAGCAGCAGTTCTGGACACTGTTCCAGGTGTGCCTCGACCACCTTCCGGAGCAGATCGGGCGCGTGTTCATGATGCGGGAATTCCTCGATGTCGAGATTCCCGACATCTGCAGCGAATTGACGCTGACGACGAATCATTGCAGCGTGCTGCTGTATCGGGCGCGCACGCGCCTGCGAACCTGCCTGAGCGAAAAAGGACTGACGACCGAAGATGCTGCCGGGGAAATGTACTGA
- a CDS encoding hybrid sensor histidine kinase/response regulator, whose amino-acid sequence MTSDRPADSRAPASNPADDWQDDGSYAAGAPEHDFAVRRVTLIVLLVAAIVLPCIYVMVMAYNDLQAREAAASDVTMRTVRVAEEHALKVFDLSETLDARIVDLVQDMDDATVRSKESDIHEALNTIGGGYPQVAAVSIFGASGMLLANSLYYPAPYASIANRDDFAGIRDGKVIEHISRLMMGPLKLENIPVFNTGVARRHSDGSFAGMVSIALKSSYFNAFYRDLLGGAATPMTMALARSDGAVIASYPPPPSLAHTDRAATFGDARNEPRAGIVRVRHDGASSEIVAYRQVGSYPVYVTCAYRTSAIWHEWYEHLSVLFISMFAPSIALWSVIWLSLKRLKAEEEAWDRWQAEASMRRSIESAYRQSRKMQALGNLVGSVAHDFNNLLMIISSNVQIARRRGVQHLDKELGAIERALKNGQSLTRQLLGVARKQPLHNETIDIEQWVGTCRELLKTSLGSKSSLVVAIEPGVWPIRVDVAELELAVINLAVNARDAMAAGGRFTVGARNVTLRREDGFPLTGDFVQISLDDTGSGMAPDVLARAFEPLFTTKAQGMGTGLGLPQVFAFCERSGGLATIDSAVGAGTSVRLYLPRARAEDVVARPQAVVHDTSALAGLHVLLVEDNSEVAAGTEALLSLLGHRVTYAPTADDALRLIEAAAANDAFDLVISDIHMPGRLNGIDLAEAVEKRPGKLPVILVTGYAEELDRTRTVNVRVLSKPFDIALLDEILLGIREARDARHAGA is encoded by the coding sequence ATGACGTCCGACCGGCCTGCCGACTCCCGCGCCCCCGCCTCCAACCCCGCCGACGACTGGCAGGACGACGGAAGCTACGCGGCCGGCGCGCCCGAGCACGATTTCGCGGTCCGCCGCGTGACGCTGATCGTGCTGCTCGTCGCGGCGATCGTGCTGCCCTGCATCTACGTGATGGTGATGGCGTACAACGACCTGCAGGCGCGCGAGGCCGCCGCGAGCGACGTGACGATGCGCACCGTGCGCGTCGCCGAGGAACACGCGCTCAAGGTGTTCGATCTGAGCGAGACGCTCGATGCGCGCATCGTCGACCTCGTGCAGGACATGGACGACGCGACCGTGCGCAGCAAGGAATCCGACATCCACGAGGCGTTGAACACGATCGGCGGCGGTTATCCGCAAGTGGCCGCCGTGTCGATCTTCGGCGCGAGCGGGATGCTGCTCGCCAACAGCCTCTACTATCCGGCGCCGTATGCGTCGATCGCGAACCGCGACGATTTCGCCGGCATCCGCGACGGCAAGGTCATCGAACATATCTCGCGGCTGATGATGGGGCCGCTCAAGCTGGAGAACATTCCCGTGTTCAACACGGGCGTCGCGCGGCGTCATAGCGACGGTTCGTTCGCCGGAATGGTGTCGATCGCGCTGAAGTCGTCGTATTTCAACGCGTTCTACCGGGACCTGCTCGGCGGCGCGGCCACGCCGATGACGATGGCGCTCGCGCGCTCGGACGGCGCGGTGATCGCGTCGTATCCGCCGCCGCCGTCGCTCGCGCACACCGATCGCGCAGCCACGTTCGGCGACGCGCGCAACGAACCGCGCGCGGGCATCGTGCGCGTGCGGCACGACGGCGCAAGCAGCGAGATCGTCGCGTACCGCCAGGTCGGCAGCTATCCCGTCTACGTGACGTGCGCGTACCGCACGTCGGCGATCTGGCATGAATGGTACGAACACCTGAGCGTGCTGTTCATCTCGATGTTCGCGCCGTCGATCGCGCTGTGGTCGGTGATCTGGCTGTCGCTCAAGCGGCTGAAGGCGGAAGAGGAGGCGTGGGACCGCTGGCAGGCGGAAGCGTCGATGCGGCGCTCGATCGAATCGGCCTACCGGCAGTCGCGCAAGATGCAGGCGCTCGGCAACCTCGTCGGCAGCGTCGCACACGACTTCAACAACCTGCTGATGATCATCTCGAGCAACGTGCAGATCGCACGGCGGCGCGGCGTCCAGCATCTCGACAAGGAACTCGGCGCGATCGAGCGCGCGCTGAAGAACGGGCAGTCGCTCACGCGCCAGTTGCTCGGCGTTGCACGCAAGCAGCCGCTGCACAACGAGACCATCGACATCGAGCAATGGGTCGGCACGTGCCGCGAACTGCTGAAGACCTCGCTCGGTTCGAAATCGTCGCTGGTCGTCGCGATCGAGCCCGGCGTGTGGCCGATCCGCGTCGACGTCGCGGAGCTCGAGCTCGCGGTGATCAATCTCGCGGTCAACGCGCGCGACGCGATGGCGGCCGGCGGCCGCTTCACGGTCGGCGCGCGCAACGTGACGCTGCGCCGTGAGGACGGCTTTCCGCTGACCGGCGATTTCGTGCAGATCTCGCTCGACGATACGGGCTCGGGCATGGCGCCCGACGTGCTCGCGCGCGCGTTCGAGCCGCTGTTCACGACGAAGGCGCAAGGGATGGGGACGGGGCTCGGCCTGCCGCAGGTGTTCGCGTTCTGCGAACGCTCGGGCGGCCTCGCGACGATCGACAGCGCGGTCGGCGCCGGCACGTCGGTGCGACTCTACTTGCCGCGCGCACGCGCCGAGGACGTGGTCGCACGGCCGCAGGCCGTCGTGCACGACACGAGCGCACTCGCCGGCCTGCACGTGCTGCTCGTCGAGGACAACAGCGAAGTCGCAGCCGGCACCGAAGCGCTGCTTTCGCTGCTCGGGCATCGCGTGACCTACGCGCCCACCGCCGACGACGCCTTGCGCCTGATCGAAGCCGCGGCCGCGAACGACGCGTTCGATCTCGTGATTTCGGATATCCACATGCCGGGCCGCCTGAACGGCATCGACCTGGCCGAAGCGGTCGAGAAGCGGCCGGGGAAGCTGCCCGTGATTCTCGTCACGGGCTACGCGGAGGAGCTCGACCGCACGCGCACCGTCAACGTCCGCGTGCTGTCGAAGCCGTTCGACATCGCGCTGCTCGACGAGATCCTGCTCGGTATCCGCGAAGCGCGCGACGCGCGGCACGCCGGCGCCTGA
- a CDS encoding response regulator, protein MPLPIVIADDSLLARKLLTKALPGDWDVDVAYAANGREALALYRDGKASVMFLDLTMPDMSGYQVLETLRHEDLNTFVIVVSADIQPQAQARVRELGAIAFVAKPVTSEALLPILKEYGLYA, encoded by the coding sequence ATGCCTTTGCCGATTGTAATTGCTGACGATTCGCTGCTCGCTCGCAAACTTCTGACAAAGGCGCTGCCGGGAGACTGGGACGTTGACGTCGCGTATGCAGCGAATGGTCGCGAGGCCTTGGCGCTCTATCGTGACGGCAAAGCTTCCGTGATGTTTCTGGACCTGACGATGCCCGACATGAGCGGATATCAGGTTCTGGAAACACTGCGCCACGAAGATCTGAACACGTTCGTGATCGTGGTATCCGCCGATATCCAGCCGCAGGCGCAAGCACGCGTGCGCGAGTTGGGCGCGATCGCATTCGTTGCCAAGCCCGTGACGTCGGAGGCATTGCTGCCCATTCTCAAGGAGTATGGGTTGTATGCCTGA